Proteins from a genomic interval of Drosophila melanogaster chromosome 2R:
- the Eps-15 gene encoding epidermal growth factor receptor pathway substrate clone 15, isoform A, whose translation MNVDFARVCGKHIGVYEAYYKLIDPKGTGAIEAMTAAKFLKKSGLSDVVLSRIWDLSDPSGKGFLDKPGFFVALKLVSLSQAGQVASMANIYLDIANPPKLGELPKTMPSRIQTVPVASGGVANGDWSIGVIDRLKYEQLFESLHPSNGMLPGNKVKGVLMDSKLPMSILGTIWDLADQDKDGNLDMHEFVVAMHLVYQTLQKRTIPSVLPPELRKPGGAGPPPKPAMPPPPAGAAMPRAPSGEGFGDGGFVANFPKDIAPPAAIPPLPVAVPPMTRIPPVGAVSSQPLIQTDPLIPIGAPVMANADWVVTPADLKRFEEIFRQSDLDKDGLVSGLEVKDIFIKSGIPQRSLADIWALCDTNQSGKLTVEQFALAMWFVERKQRGVDPPHVLNANMVPPSMRATVAGVDLQPQEVKPTYSNPELEMISKEIEELARERRVLETEIAQKEADVRIKNGEVRSLQSELDTLTATLKQLENQRGEAQKRLDDLQAQVSHNTAVLANVSLDISRTNEQVTKIRDQCHMQEVTINEQEGELNAKRSELQKLKDEEASLQKEYDSNNRELSKLTNHLQATQLQISSVRSMVTQLLETQRQMTDALLICRAAMENQNAELVSEYQLKIEPDFDEARKTLTKEVQLPKDDPFEENNSGAANQATNGFGSDPFSGQPVNKPAISTGFDDSFNMSSGFDSGFDAFGQSGAGSAFGQTQRDPFGSDAFAANKSNAITPEPGKDDFGSDPFAALHAPTGQGQVLSPNAQKSGPPPRPESPSPALPPKKSKVPPPRPAPPRAAQPTGGFGSGGGGGFADFDDFDNKLHHIPSAPSPSATALSPLPPTLPAPIPVVSGSSLLDSFTLFDDPGQIHKQAASTPNPTPITVPTVHTLLQTSLSTPAAPSPALASLSTSGSGSVAGAGADLPSSVTITTAPSLNNQHLSRSNTPLQNQRTADVKLETKAVVSVFDAFGEIGTRKAPTPSLITGPTDFKDDPFKDYRYEDPFSIKDPFAEEGEEELSEGKGADHKRNFAEDFSSGDEIGSAAKTLSNIVNNNSIKPKAATPLNNDLLQQFDAFNLNSSPAPSHHSGTSYHSNSKPSHDSQTALDAFADFDDFAATLATTGGSGAATTATTTGNTKLNNSFFDAFNDNFSVIQSSSVPTGVVRPNDQRAKAFDAFNDNFEDQFKTSPNANFAKFDGFEAHNFSSDFGNASFGTTGKEKQNGQVDKKFQSKEPVKDKFAADYSKPESFDADLEEALKRSVLDN comes from the exons TTG GGTGAACTACCAAAAACGATGCCGTCGCGTATTCAGACTGTTCCCGTTGCTAGCGGCGGAGTGGCAAACGGAGACTGGTCCATCGGGGTGATCGATCGGCTCAAGTACGAGCAGCTCTTCGAGTCCCTGCATCCCAGTAATGGAATGCTGCCGGGCAACAAGGTTAAAGGCGTGCTCATGGACTCCAAGCTGCCCATGAGCATACTGGGAACTATATGGGACCTGGCCGACCAGGACAAGGACGGCAACCTGGATATGCACGAATTCGTGGTTGCCATGCACCTGGTCTACCAGACGCTGCAGAAGCGCACCATTCCTAGCGTTCTGCCGCCCGAGCTGCGAAAGCCCGGAGGAGCAGGTCCGCCACCGAAGCCAGCCatgccaccaccgccagcGGGTGCTGCTATGCCACGTGCTCCCAGTGGGGAAGGATTTGGGGACGGCGGATTTGTAGCAAATTTTCCCAAGGATATAGCCCCGCCGGCGGCTATTCCGCCGCTCCCGGTGGCTGTGCCCCCCATGACGCGCATTCCCCCGGTGGGAGCAGTCAGCTCTCAGCCGCTGATTCAGACGGATCCATTGATACCGATTGGGGCTCCGGTGATGGCGAATGCCGACTGGGTTGTCACCCCAGCGGACCTAAAGCGGTTCGAGGAGATCTTCCGGCAATCGGATCTGGATAAGGACGGCCTGGTCTCCGGCCTTGAGGTGAAGGATATTTTCATCAAGTCGGGTATTCCGCAGCGAAGCCTAGCAGACATCTG GGCTCTTTGTGACACCAATCAGTCCGGTAAGCTGACTGTGGAGCAGTTTGCACTGGCCATGTGGTTCGTGGAGCGAAAGCAGCGCGGTGTGGACCCGCCACATGTCCTCAACGCCAATATGGTGCCGCCCTCAATGCGCGCCACTGTGGCTGGAGTCGATCTGCAGCCGCAGGAGGTCAAGCCCACTTACTCAAACCCGGAGCTGGAAATGATCTCCAAGGAGATTGAGGAGTTGGCCCGTGAGCGGCGGGTTCTGGAGACGGAGATTGCCCAAAAGGAAGCGGATGTGCGCATCAAAAACGGCGAAGTGCGCAGTTTGCAG AGTGAACTGGATACTCTTACCGCCACACTGAAGCAGCTGGAGAACCAGCGAGGAGAGGCCCAGAAGCGACTGGATGACCTGCAGGCTCAA GTTAGCCACAATACGGCCGTGCTGGCCAACGTAAGTCTTGACATATCGCGCACCAACGAGCAG GTGACCAAGATTCGCGACCAGTGCCACATGCAGGAGGTGACCATCAACGAGCAGGAGGGCGAATTAAACGCAAAACGCTCGGAGCTGCAGAAGCTCAAGGACGAAGAAGCTTCGTTGCAAAAGGAGTACGACAGCAACAATCGGGAGTTATCCAAGCTAACCAACCACCTGCAGGCAACCCAACTGCAAATCAGCTCG GTCCGATCAATGGTCACACAGCTGCTGGAGACGCAGCGACAGATGACCGACGCTTTGCTCATTTGTCGGGCTGCCATGGAGAACCAAAACGCGGAACTCGTATCCGAATACCAGTTGAAGATAGAGCCGGACTTTGATGAGGCGCGCAAGACCCTGACAAAGGAAGTGCAACTGCCCAAGGATGATCCCTTTGAGGAGAACAACAGCGGCGCCGCCAATCAAGCTACCAACGGCTTTGGCAGCGATCCCTTCTCCGGTCAGCCGGTCAACAAGCCGGCTATTTCTACAGGCTTTGATGACAGCTTCAACATGAGCTCAGGCTTCGATAGTGGCTTCGATGCCTTTGGTCAGAGCGGAGCGGGCTCAGCCTTTGGTCAGACCCAGCGGGATCCATTCGGCTCGGATGCCTTTGCAGCCAACAAGAGCAACGCCATTACTCCTGAG CCCGGCAAGGACGACTTCGGCAGTGATCCGTTTGCTGCCTTGCATGCTCCAACCGGCCAGGGTCAGGTGCTCAGTCCCAACGCCCAGAAGTCCGGACCGCCGCCCAGACCGGAGTCTCCTAGTCCAGCATTGCCGCCAAAGAAGTCCAAGGTGCCGCCCCCACGACCAGCGCCACCACGAGCAGCCCAG CCCACGGGTGGTTTCGGaagcggcggcggaggaggattTGCCGACTTTGACGACTTCGACAATAAG CTCCACCACATTCCAAGCGCACCCTCGCCCTCGGCCACTGCACTGTCCCCGCTCCCACCCACGCTCCCAGCCCCCATTCCGGTCGTCAGTGGATCGTCATTGCTAGACAGCTTCACGCTATTCGACGATCCCGGCCAAATCCACAAGCAGGCGGCAAGCACGCCCAATCCCACGCCCATCACTGTCCCCACCGTACACACCCTGCTCCAGACATCTTTATCCACGCCAGCAGCCCCATCCCCGGCATTGGCTTCTCTATCAACATCAGGATCGGGATCGGTAGCGGGAGCGGGGGCAGACCTCCCCAGTAGCGTCACCATTACCACCGCCCCCAGCTTGAATAACCAGCATCTGTCGCGTTCCAATACACCGCTGCAGAACCAGAGGACGGCGGATGTGAAATTGGAGACCAAGGCGGTAGTCAGTGTGTTTGATGCATTTGGAGAGATTGGAACTCGGAAGGCCCCGACTCCCAGTCTCATTACAGGGCCAACCGACTTCAAGGATGACCCCTTCAAGGATTACCGTTACGAAGATCCATTTAGCATCAAGGATCCTTTTGCCGAAGAGGGCGAGGAGGAGTTGTCAGAAGGCAAGGGTGCTGACCACAAGAGGAACTTTGCGGAGGACTTTAGCTCGGGTG ATGAGATTGGATCAGCCGCCAAAACTCTGAGTAACATCGTGAACAATAATAGCATTAAGCCCAAGGCGGCCACGCCGCTAAACAACGACCTGCTGCAGCAGTTCGACGCCTTCAACTTGAACTCGAGTCCGGCGCCGTCGCACCACTCAGGCACTTCGTACCACTCCAACTCCAAGCCGAGCCACGACTCGCAGACGGCGCTGGACGCATTCGCTGACTTCGACGACTTCGCAGCTACGCTGGCAACCACTGGTGGATCTGGGGCTGCAACCACGGCCACAACCACTGGCAATACGAAACTCAACAATTCCTTTTTTGATGCATTTAACGACAACTTCAGTGTGATCCAGAGCTCATCAGTACCCACTGGCGTGGTCAGGCCCAACGATCAAAGGGCAAAGGCATTTGACGCCTTCAACGACAATTTCGAGGACCAATTCAAGACAAGCCCCAACGCCAACTTCGCCAAGTTCGATGGCTTCGAGGCACACAACTTCTCGAGTGACTTCGGAAACGCCTCCTTCGGAACGACGGGCAAGGAGAAGCAGAACGGGCAGGTGGACAAGAAGTTTCAGAGCAAGGAGCCGGTCAAGGACAAGTTTGCTGCAGACTATTCCAAGCCGGAGAGCTTCGACGCGGACCTGGAGGAGGCGCTGAAGCGCAGCGTACTGGACAACTAG
- the Eps-15 gene encoding epidermal growth factor receptor pathway substrate clone 15, isoform C → MNVDFARVCGKHIGVYEAYYKLIDPKGTGAIEAMTAAKFLKKSGLSDVVLSRIWDLSDPSGKGFLDKPGFFVALKLVSLSQAGQVASMANIYLDIANPPKLGELPKTMPSRIQTVPVASGGVANGDWSIGVIDRLKYEQLFESLHPSNGMLPGNKVKGVLMDSKLPMSILGTIWDLADQDKDGNLDMHEFVVAMHLVYQTLQKRTIPSVLPPELRKPGGAGPPPKPAMPPPPAGAAMPRAPSGEGFGDGGFVANFPKDIAPPAAIPPLPVAVPPMTRIPPVGAVSSQPLIQTDPLIPIGAPVMANADWVVTPADLKRFEEIFRQSDLDKDGLVSGLEVKDIFIKSGIPQRSLADIWALCDTNQSGKLTVEQFALAMWFVERKQRGVDPPHVLNANMVPPSMRATVAGVDLQPQEVKPTYSNPELEMISKEIEELARERRVLETEIAQKEADVRIKNGEVRSLQSELDTLTATLKQLENQRGEAQKRLDDLQAQVTKIRDQCHMQEVTINEQEGELNAKRSELQKLKDEEASLQKEYDSNNRELSKLTNHLQATQLQISSVRSMVTQLLETQRQMTDALLICRAAMENQNAELVSEYQLKIEPDFDEARKTLTKEVQLPKDDPFEENNSGAANQATNGFGSDPFSGQPVNKPAISTGFDDSFNMSSGFDSGFDAFGQSGAGSAFGQTQRDPFGSDAFAANKSNAITPEPGKDDFGSDPFAALHAPTGQGQVLSPNAQKSGPPPRPESPSPALPPKKSKVPPPRPAPPRAAQPTGGFGSGGGGGFADFDDFDNKNQRTADVKLETKAVVSVFDAFGEIGTRKAPTPSLITGPTDFKDDPFKDYRYEDPFSIKDPFAEEGEEELSEGKGADHKRNFAEDFSSGDEIGSAAKTLSNIVNNNSIKPKAATPLNNDLLQQFDAFNLNSSPAPSHHSGTSYHSNSKPSHDSQTALDAFADFDDFAATLATTGGSGAATTATTTGNTKLNNSFFDAFNDNFSVIQSSSVPTGVVRPNDQRAKAFDAFNDNFEDQFKTSPNANFAKFDGFEAHNFSSDFGNASFGTTGKEKQNGQVDKKFQSKEPVKDKFAADYSKPESFDADLEEALKRSVLDN, encoded by the exons TTG GGTGAACTACCAAAAACGATGCCGTCGCGTATTCAGACTGTTCCCGTTGCTAGCGGCGGAGTGGCAAACGGAGACTGGTCCATCGGGGTGATCGATCGGCTCAAGTACGAGCAGCTCTTCGAGTCCCTGCATCCCAGTAATGGAATGCTGCCGGGCAACAAGGTTAAAGGCGTGCTCATGGACTCCAAGCTGCCCATGAGCATACTGGGAACTATATGGGACCTGGCCGACCAGGACAAGGACGGCAACCTGGATATGCACGAATTCGTGGTTGCCATGCACCTGGTCTACCAGACGCTGCAGAAGCGCACCATTCCTAGCGTTCTGCCGCCCGAGCTGCGAAAGCCCGGAGGAGCAGGTCCGCCACCGAAGCCAGCCatgccaccaccgccagcGGGTGCTGCTATGCCACGTGCTCCCAGTGGGGAAGGATTTGGGGACGGCGGATTTGTAGCAAATTTTCCCAAGGATATAGCCCCGCCGGCGGCTATTCCGCCGCTCCCGGTGGCTGTGCCCCCCATGACGCGCATTCCCCCGGTGGGAGCAGTCAGCTCTCAGCCGCTGATTCAGACGGATCCATTGATACCGATTGGGGCTCCGGTGATGGCGAATGCCGACTGGGTTGTCACCCCAGCGGACCTAAAGCGGTTCGAGGAGATCTTCCGGCAATCGGATCTGGATAAGGACGGCCTGGTCTCCGGCCTTGAGGTGAAGGATATTTTCATCAAGTCGGGTATTCCGCAGCGAAGCCTAGCAGACATCTG GGCTCTTTGTGACACCAATCAGTCCGGTAAGCTGACTGTGGAGCAGTTTGCACTGGCCATGTGGTTCGTGGAGCGAAAGCAGCGCGGTGTGGACCCGCCACATGTCCTCAACGCCAATATGGTGCCGCCCTCAATGCGCGCCACTGTGGCTGGAGTCGATCTGCAGCCGCAGGAGGTCAAGCCCACTTACTCAAACCCGGAGCTGGAAATGATCTCCAAGGAGATTGAGGAGTTGGCCCGTGAGCGGCGGGTTCTGGAGACGGAGATTGCCCAAAAGGAAGCGGATGTGCGCATCAAAAACGGCGAAGTGCGCAGTTTGCAG AGTGAACTGGATACTCTTACCGCCACACTGAAGCAGCTGGAGAACCAGCGAGGAGAGGCCCAGAAGCGACTGGATGACCTGCAGGCTCAA GTGACCAAGATTCGCGACCAGTGCCACATGCAGGAGGTGACCATCAACGAGCAGGAGGGCGAATTAAACGCAAAACGCTCGGAGCTGCAGAAGCTCAAGGACGAAGAAGCTTCGTTGCAAAAGGAGTACGACAGCAACAATCGGGAGTTATCCAAGCTAACCAACCACCTGCAGGCAACCCAACTGCAAATCAGCTCG GTCCGATCAATGGTCACACAGCTGCTGGAGACGCAGCGACAGATGACCGACGCTTTGCTCATTTGTCGGGCTGCCATGGAGAACCAAAACGCGGAACTCGTATCCGAATACCAGTTGAAGATAGAGCCGGACTTTGATGAGGCGCGCAAGACCCTGACAAAGGAAGTGCAACTGCCCAAGGATGATCCCTTTGAGGAGAACAACAGCGGCGCCGCCAATCAAGCTACCAACGGCTTTGGCAGCGATCCCTTCTCCGGTCAGCCGGTCAACAAGCCGGCTATTTCTACAGGCTTTGATGACAGCTTCAACATGAGCTCAGGCTTCGATAGTGGCTTCGATGCCTTTGGTCAGAGCGGAGCGGGCTCAGCCTTTGGTCAGACCCAGCGGGATCCATTCGGCTCGGATGCCTTTGCAGCCAACAAGAGCAACGCCATTACTCCTGAG CCCGGCAAGGACGACTTCGGCAGTGATCCGTTTGCTGCCTTGCATGCTCCAACCGGCCAGGGTCAGGTGCTCAGTCCCAACGCCCAGAAGTCCGGACCGCCGCCCAGACCGGAGTCTCCTAGTCCAGCATTGCCGCCAAAGAAGTCCAAGGTGCCGCCCCCACGACCAGCGCCACCACGAGCAGCCCAG CCCACGGGTGGTTTCGGaagcggcggcggaggaggattTGCCGACTTTGACGACTTCGACAATAAG AACCAGAGGACGGCGGATGTGAAATTGGAGACCAAGGCGGTAGTCAGTGTGTTTGATGCATTTGGAGAGATTGGAACTCGGAAGGCCCCGACTCCCAGTCTCATTACAGGGCCAACCGACTTCAAGGATGACCCCTTCAAGGATTACCGTTACGAAGATCCATTTAGCATCAAGGATCCTTTTGCCGAAGAGGGCGAGGAGGAGTTGTCAGAAGGCAAGGGTGCTGACCACAAGAGGAACTTTGCGGAGGACTTTAGCTCGGGTG ATGAGATTGGATCAGCCGCCAAAACTCTGAGTAACATCGTGAACAATAATAGCATTAAGCCCAAGGCGGCCACGCCGCTAAACAACGACCTGCTGCAGCAGTTCGACGCCTTCAACTTGAACTCGAGTCCGGCGCCGTCGCACCACTCAGGCACTTCGTACCACTCCAACTCCAAGCCGAGCCACGACTCGCAGACGGCGCTGGACGCATTCGCTGACTTCGACGACTTCGCAGCTACGCTGGCAACCACTGGTGGATCTGGGGCTGCAACCACGGCCACAACCACTGGCAATACGAAACTCAACAATTCCTTTTTTGATGCATTTAACGACAACTTCAGTGTGATCCAGAGCTCATCAGTACCCACTGGCGTGGTCAGGCCCAACGATCAAAGGGCAAAGGCATTTGACGCCTTCAACGACAATTTCGAGGACCAATTCAAGACAAGCCCCAACGCCAACTTCGCCAAGTTCGATGGCTTCGAGGCACACAACTTCTCGAGTGACTTCGGAAACGCCTCCTTCGGAACGACGGGCAAGGAGAAGCAGAACGGGCAGGTGGACAAGAAGTTTCAGAGCAAGGAGCCGGTCAAGGACAAGTTTGCTGCAGACTATTCCAAGCCGGAGAGCTTCGACGCGGACCTGGAGGAGGCGCTGAAGCGCAGCGTACTGGACAACTAG
- the Eps-15 gene encoding epidermal growth factor receptor pathway substrate clone 15, isoform B: MNVDFARVCGKHIGVYEAYYKLIDPKGTGAIEAMTAAKFLKKSGLSDVVLSRIWDLSDPSGKGFLDKPGFFVALKLVSLSQAGQVASMANIYLDIANPPKLGELPKTMPSRIQTVPVASGGVANGDWSIGVIDRLKYEQLFESLHPSNGMLPGNKVKGVLMDSKLPMSILGTIWDLADQDKDGNLDMHEFVVAMHLVYQTLQKRTIPSVLPPELRKPGGAGPPPKPAMPPPPAGAAMPRAPSGEGFGDGGFVANFPKDIAPPAAIPPLPVAVPPMTRIPPVGAVSSQPLIQTDPLIPIGAPVMANADWVVTPADLKRFEEIFRQSDLDKDGLVSGLEVKDIFIKSGIPQRSLADIWALCDTNQSGKLTVEQFALAMWFVERKQRGVDPPHVLNANMVPPSMRATVAGVDLQPQEVKPTYSNPELEMISKEIEELARERRVLETEIAQKEADVRIKNGEVRSLQSELDTLTATLKQLENQRGEAQKRLDDLQAQVTKIRDQCHMQEVTINEQEGELNAKRSELQKLKDEEASLQKEYDSNNRELSKLTNHLQATQLQISSVRSMVTQLLETQRQMTDALLICRAAMENQNAELVSEYQLKIEPDFDEARKTLTKEVQLPKDDPFEENNSGAANQATNGFGSDPFSGQPVNKPAISTGFDDSFNMSSGFDSGFDAFGQSGAGSAFGQTQRDPFGSDAFAANKSNAITPEPGKDDFGSDPFAALHAPTGQGQVLSPNAQKSGPPPRPESPSPALPPKKSKVPPPRPAPPRAAQPTGGFGSGGGGGFADFDDFDNKLHHIPSAPSPSATALSPLPPTLPAPIPVVSGSSLLDSFTLFDDPGQIHKQAASTPNPTPITVPTVHTLLQTSLSTPAAPSPALASLSTSGSGSVAGAGADLPSSVTITTAPSLNNQHLSRSNTPLQNQRTADVKLETKAVVSVFDAFGEIGTRKAPTPSLITGPTDFKDDPFKDYRYEDPFSIKDPFAEEGEEELSEGKGADHKRNFAEDFSSGDEIGSAAKTLSNIVNNNSIKPKAATPLNNDLLQQFDAFNLNSSPAPSHHSGTSYHSNSKPSHDSQTALDAFADFDDFAATLATTGGSGAATTATTTGNTKLNNSFFDAFNDNFSVIQSSSVPTGVVRPNDQRAKAFDAFNDNFEDQFKTSPNANFAKFDGFEAHNFSSDFGNASFGTTGKEKQNGQVDKKFQSKEPVKDKFAADYSKPESFDADLEEALKRSVLDN; encoded by the exons TTG GGTGAACTACCAAAAACGATGCCGTCGCGTATTCAGACTGTTCCCGTTGCTAGCGGCGGAGTGGCAAACGGAGACTGGTCCATCGGGGTGATCGATCGGCTCAAGTACGAGCAGCTCTTCGAGTCCCTGCATCCCAGTAATGGAATGCTGCCGGGCAACAAGGTTAAAGGCGTGCTCATGGACTCCAAGCTGCCCATGAGCATACTGGGAACTATATGGGACCTGGCCGACCAGGACAAGGACGGCAACCTGGATATGCACGAATTCGTGGTTGCCATGCACCTGGTCTACCAGACGCTGCAGAAGCGCACCATTCCTAGCGTTCTGCCGCCCGAGCTGCGAAAGCCCGGAGGAGCAGGTCCGCCACCGAAGCCAGCCatgccaccaccgccagcGGGTGCTGCTATGCCACGTGCTCCCAGTGGGGAAGGATTTGGGGACGGCGGATTTGTAGCAAATTTTCCCAAGGATATAGCCCCGCCGGCGGCTATTCCGCCGCTCCCGGTGGCTGTGCCCCCCATGACGCGCATTCCCCCGGTGGGAGCAGTCAGCTCTCAGCCGCTGATTCAGACGGATCCATTGATACCGATTGGGGCTCCGGTGATGGCGAATGCCGACTGGGTTGTCACCCCAGCGGACCTAAAGCGGTTCGAGGAGATCTTCCGGCAATCGGATCTGGATAAGGACGGCCTGGTCTCCGGCCTTGAGGTGAAGGATATTTTCATCAAGTCGGGTATTCCGCAGCGAAGCCTAGCAGACATCTG GGCTCTTTGTGACACCAATCAGTCCGGTAAGCTGACTGTGGAGCAGTTTGCACTGGCCATGTGGTTCGTGGAGCGAAAGCAGCGCGGTGTGGACCCGCCACATGTCCTCAACGCCAATATGGTGCCGCCCTCAATGCGCGCCACTGTGGCTGGAGTCGATCTGCAGCCGCAGGAGGTCAAGCCCACTTACTCAAACCCGGAGCTGGAAATGATCTCCAAGGAGATTGAGGAGTTGGCCCGTGAGCGGCGGGTTCTGGAGACGGAGATTGCCCAAAAGGAAGCGGATGTGCGCATCAAAAACGGCGAAGTGCGCAGTTTGCAG AGTGAACTGGATACTCTTACCGCCACACTGAAGCAGCTGGAGAACCAGCGAGGAGAGGCCCAGAAGCGACTGGATGACCTGCAGGCTCAA GTGACCAAGATTCGCGACCAGTGCCACATGCAGGAGGTGACCATCAACGAGCAGGAGGGCGAATTAAACGCAAAACGCTCGGAGCTGCAGAAGCTCAAGGACGAAGAAGCTTCGTTGCAAAAGGAGTACGACAGCAACAATCGGGAGTTATCCAAGCTAACCAACCACCTGCAGGCAACCCAACTGCAAATCAGCTCG GTCCGATCAATGGTCACACAGCTGCTGGAGACGCAGCGACAGATGACCGACGCTTTGCTCATTTGTCGGGCTGCCATGGAGAACCAAAACGCGGAACTCGTATCCGAATACCAGTTGAAGATAGAGCCGGACTTTGATGAGGCGCGCAAGACCCTGACAAAGGAAGTGCAACTGCCCAAGGATGATCCCTTTGAGGAGAACAACAGCGGCGCCGCCAATCAAGCTACCAACGGCTTTGGCAGCGATCCCTTCTCCGGTCAGCCGGTCAACAAGCCGGCTATTTCTACAGGCTTTGATGACAGCTTCAACATGAGCTCAGGCTTCGATAGTGGCTTCGATGCCTTTGGTCAGAGCGGAGCGGGCTCAGCCTTTGGTCAGACCCAGCGGGATCCATTCGGCTCGGATGCCTTTGCAGCCAACAAGAGCAACGCCATTACTCCTGAG CCCGGCAAGGACGACTTCGGCAGTGATCCGTTTGCTGCCTTGCATGCTCCAACCGGCCAGGGTCAGGTGCTCAGTCCCAACGCCCAGAAGTCCGGACCGCCGCCCAGACCGGAGTCTCCTAGTCCAGCATTGCCGCCAAAGAAGTCCAAGGTGCCGCCCCCACGACCAGCGCCACCACGAGCAGCCCAG CCCACGGGTGGTTTCGGaagcggcggcggaggaggattTGCCGACTTTGACGACTTCGACAATAAG CTCCACCACATTCCAAGCGCACCCTCGCCCTCGGCCACTGCACTGTCCCCGCTCCCACCCACGCTCCCAGCCCCCATTCCGGTCGTCAGTGGATCGTCATTGCTAGACAGCTTCACGCTATTCGACGATCCCGGCCAAATCCACAAGCAGGCGGCAAGCACGCCCAATCCCACGCCCATCACTGTCCCCACCGTACACACCCTGCTCCAGACATCTTTATCCACGCCAGCAGCCCCATCCCCGGCATTGGCTTCTCTATCAACATCAGGATCGGGATCGGTAGCGGGAGCGGGGGCAGACCTCCCCAGTAGCGTCACCATTACCACCGCCCCCAGCTTGAATAACCAGCATCTGTCGCGTTCCAATACACCGCTGCAGAACCAGAGGACGGCGGATGTGAAATTGGAGACCAAGGCGGTAGTCAGTGTGTTTGATGCATTTGGAGAGATTGGAACTCGGAAGGCCCCGACTCCCAGTCTCATTACAGGGCCAACCGACTTCAAGGATGACCCCTTCAAGGATTACCGTTACGAAGATCCATTTAGCATCAAGGATCCTTTTGCCGAAGAGGGCGAGGAGGAGTTGTCAGAAGGCAAGGGTGCTGACCACAAGAGGAACTTTGCGGAGGACTTTAGCTCGGGTG ATGAGATTGGATCAGCCGCCAAAACTCTGAGTAACATCGTGAACAATAATAGCATTAAGCCCAAGGCGGCCACGCCGCTAAACAACGACCTGCTGCAGCAGTTCGACGCCTTCAACTTGAACTCGAGTCCGGCGCCGTCGCACCACTCAGGCACTTCGTACCACTCCAACTCCAAGCCGAGCCACGACTCGCAGACGGCGCTGGACGCATTCGCTGACTTCGACGACTTCGCAGCTACGCTGGCAACCACTGGTGGATCTGGGGCTGCAACCACGGCCACAACCACTGGCAATACGAAACTCAACAATTCCTTTTTTGATGCATTTAACGACAACTTCAGTGTGATCCAGAGCTCATCAGTACCCACTGGCGTGGTCAGGCCCAACGATCAAAGGGCAAAGGCATTTGACGCCTTCAACGACAATTTCGAGGACCAATTCAAGACAAGCCCCAACGCCAACTTCGCCAAGTTCGATGGCTTCGAGGCACACAACTTCTCGAGTGACTTCGGAAACGCCTCCTTCGGAACGACGGGCAAGGAGAAGCAGAACGGGCAGGTGGACAAGAAGTTTCAGAGCAAGGAGCCGGTCAAGGACAAGTTTGCTGCAGACTATTCCAAGCCGGAGAGCTTCGACGCGGACCTGGAGGAGGCGCTGAAGCGCAGCGTACTGGACAACTAG